The genomic window ACCCGGTGTCGAGCACCTCCTCCCAGGCGGACAGCGCCAGCCCGGCGCCCTTCTCCCGGCCACCGCCCAGGCGTCTGGACCGCACCCGGCTGCGCCACAGCACTGGCAGCGTGGGCAACAGCAGCACAAGCAGCGCGAGCAGCAAGATCCCTGCCAGCCGCGGGCCGTCCACGCCGGAGCCGCCAGAACCGCCGCTGCCGGCGGCAGCAGCCGCCCCGCAGCTGGGCTGGTCGAGGTTGTGCCCGCCGCAGTTCGACGGGGCGGTCGGGGTAGGCCGGGCCGTGCTGCCCTGGCCGTGCTGGCTCGGGTCGGGGGTGTCGCTGCCGCCCGCGGTGCTGGTCGCCAGCGTGTAGGACGGCGGGGTGCCGCGGTAGGGCGTCGGCTCGAAGCGGGTCCAGCCGATGCCCTGGAAGTACAGCTCGGGCCAGGCGTGGGCGTCCTTGAGGCCGACCGACATCGAACCGTCGGTGGTCAGCGAGCCGGGGGTGAAGCCGACCGCGACCCGCGCCGGGATGTGCAGGGTGCGTGCCATCGCCGCCATGGTGAAGGCGAAGTGCACGCAGAAGCCCTTCTTGGTCTGCAGGAAGCGGGCGATGGCGTCCACGCCGGTACCGGACTTGGCCTCGGTGTCGTAGACGAACTGCCCCGAGGTGAAGTACCGCTGGAGGTCCAGGGCCCGCTGGTAGTCGGTGGTCGCCGACTGCGTCACCTGCCGGGCGGTGGCCGCCACGATCCCCGGCAGCGAGTCCGGCACCTTCTCGTACTGCTCGGCGATCCGCCCGCTGGCCGGCGGCGCCGTCGCGAGCTGGGCGGCGGTCGGGTTCAGCTGCATGCTGGTGACCTGGTACTGCAGGCCCGCCGTGGTCTGCCCGTGGTCCCCGATGACCATCCGGCCCTCGGGCTGGTAGCGCCAGTCACCGCTGACCTGCACGCTGCTCGCCGGGTACGGCATCGGCAGCCAGCCCTGCGAGTAGTCCCGGTCCACCGACACGGAGGTGTCGACGTCGGTGTACTTCACATCCGCGCCCTGGCCCTGCGGCGTCGGCAGCGTCTCGGGGATGTCCAGCTTGTCGTCCTTGGAGGCCGACCACTGGGTGCCGTCGAACTGGTCGAGCGAGACGATCCGCAGGTACATCGCGCTGGCGTCGGGGGAGCTGGTCTTGTAGGTCATCACCTCGCGGTTGTCCGGCTGGTTCAGGTAGTCCTGCAGCGCCACCTCGGGGCGTACCGAGGTGACGTTGCCGACCCCGCCGCCCAGGCCGTCACCGCTGCCGCCGCCGGTGGAGCCCAGCAGGCCGCCGCTCAGCGACGGCAGCACCACGGGCAGTACCACAGCGATACCCAGCGCCATCGCGCCGATCCGCCGGCCGGTACGCACCGGGGCCAGCGGCGCGCCGCCGCCCGCCGCGCCGGCCGGACCGGCCCAGCTGCCCTGCCGGGGCGCGCCACCGAAGACCCGCCCCCAGCGGGACAGCCGGTCGCGGCCCTCGGCGAGCAGCAGCAGCAGATAGCCTGCGGCGGCGATCAGGAAGTACAGCCACTGGCTGCCGCCCTCCTCCAGGCCCGCGGCGACCGCGTAGAGGGCCAGCAGCGGCAGCCCGGCCGGTGCCGCGCTGTTGTACGTCACCGCGATCGCGTCGACCGCGAGTGCGATCAGCAGCACCCCGCCGACCAGCAGGAACCTGATGCCGGGGGTGACCGGCGCCGGGATCGCGAAGTTCGTGACGTCGTTCATCCCGTCCTGGACCAGCTGGCCGAGCTGCCGGAAGGCCTGCGGACCCGGCAGCACACCGCCGACCGCCTGGTGCGGGGCGAACATCACGGTCAGCACCAGCACCGAGACCAGCAGTTGGGCCGCTATCGTCAGCGGCCTGGCCAGCGGCACCCGGCGGGCCGCGGCGCCCACCCCGGCCTGCAGCACCACGCACAGCAGCGCCTTGACATACCAGCCGCGGGGGCTGGCCAGCGGCAGCAGCGCGGCCGCCGCCATCAGCGAGGCCAGTGCCGCGAAAACCGTCAGCCGCGCGCGTCCGCTCATGTCGTCGCCCCCGCTTCGTGCCGTCCCTGGGGCGAGTCCGGGGACTCCTCCCGCGTGCGGTAACGGTCGGCCCGCTGCCACAGTTCCGGCAGCGCGTCGCCGGCCGCGACCTCCACCACCGTCCAACCCGCCTCGCGCAGCATCCGCACCGCGCGCCTGGTGCCGTTCTGCTCCTCGGCGGGTACGGCCTGCGCGTCGTCGACCGGCACCAGCCGCCCGGCGTCGTCCACGGCCACCCAGCCGTCGCTGTCCAGCACGAACGCGACCGCGCCGCCCGCCCGTTGCCTTATCCGGGCGACACCGGCCGCCTGCTCCTCGTCCAGGTCGCCGAGGAAGGCCACGACCAGTCCCTCGCTCGCCGACCGCAGCGTCTCGTACGCCGCCGACAGTGTCTCGCCGTCTGAATGGGTCACCACCGCGAGGGTGTCGAGCAGGACGCCCGCCATGTCCGAGGAGTCGCCGCCGAATCCGGCGGTGCCCTCGGGCCCGGGCACGCTGCTGCCGGTGTCGGTCAGCAGCCGGACCGCGTAGCCGCGCTCCAGCATGTGGGTGGACACCGACGCGGCGCCGGACACCGCCCATTCGAAGGCCGAGTCGGGTCCGGAGCCGAAGTAGGCCCGGGCGCGGGTGTCGAGCAGCACCGTGCAGCGCGCCCGGTGCGGCTGCTCCTCGCGGCGCACCATCAGCTCGCCGTACTTCGCGGTCGAGCGCCAGTGCACCCGGCGCAGGTCGTCGCCGTGCCGGTAGCCGCGCGGGATGACGTCGTCCTCGCCGGCGAAGGCCAGCGCCCTGGTGCGGCTCTCGCCGTAGCCGTTGGCCTCGCCGGCCAGCCGCACCGGCGGCAGCGGCTCGACCCGCGGGACGACGGTGAGGGTGTCGTAGGAGCTGAAGGAGCGGGTCAGCTCGCACATGCCGAACGGGTCGGTGAGCCGCAGTTGCAGCGGCCCGAGCGGGTAGCGGCCGCGCAGGTCGGAGCGCACCCGGTAGGACACCTCGCGGTGCCCGCCGGGCTCGACCCGGTCGAGGACGAAGCGCGGGCGCGGCCCGAGGACGTACGGCACCCGGTCCTGGAGCATCAGCAGGCCGGTGGGGATCCGCGAGACGTTGTCCACCCGCAGGTGCACCCGGGCCTCCGACATCGCGGGCACCCGGGACGGCGACAGGCGGCGGCTGCCCGCGACCCGGTAGCGGGTGCGGTAGAGCACCGCGACGCACACCAGCGGCAGCACCGCGAGCAGCAGGCCGACCCGCAGCAGGTCGGGCTGCCCGAGCACGTACGCGCATATCGCGGCGGCGACACCGGCGGCCACGAAGGACCTGCCGCGGGTGGTGAGCCCGCCGAGGGCGGTACGGAAGCCGCCGGTGCCCGCGGGGCGCCCGCCGCCGGGGTCGCCGGGCTCGCCCGCCTGCGGCGGCTGCGGGGGCTGCCACGGCGGGTGCGCGGGCGGCGGGGGAACGGCGGGGGAGGCCATCACAGGCCCCGGGAGCCCGGCATGCCCGGCCGGCGGCCGGCCGACGGGTCCGGGACCGGGACGCGCTGCAGGATCTCGGCCACCACCTGCTCCGGGGTGCGCCGGTTGAGCTGGGCCTGCGCGGTCGGCAGCAGCCGGTGCGCCAGGACCGCGGAGGCCAGCGCCTGCACGTCGTCGGGCAGGACGAAGTCCCGGCCGTCCAGGGCGGCGGAGGCCCTGGCCGCCCTGATCAGGTGCAGGGTGGCCCGGGGCGAGGCGCCGAGCCGCAGGTCGGGGTGCTCGCGGGTGGCGCCGACCAGGGTCACCGCGTAGCGCCGCACCGGGTCGGCGACGTGCACCTGGCGGACCGCCTCGATGAGCTTGACGATCTCGTGGGCGTGCGCGACCGGCTGGAGGTCGTCGAGCGGCGAGACCCCGCCGTGGGTGTCCAGCATCTTCAGCTCGGCGTCCGGGCTCGGGTAGCCGATGGACACCCGGGCGGTGAAGCGGTCCCGCTGGGCCTCGGGCAGCGGGTAGGTGCCCTCCATCTCCACCGGGTTCTGGGTGGCGATCACCATGAAGGGGCTGGGCAGTTCGTAGGTGGTGCCGTCGACGGTGACCTGGCGCTCCTCCATCGACTCCAGCAGCGCCGACTGCGTCTTGGGCGAGGCACGGTTGATCTCGTCGCCCACCACGATCTGCGCGAAGATCGCGCCGGGCTTGAACTCGAAGTCCCGCTGCTGCTGGTCGAAGACGCTCACCCCGGTGATGTCGGAGGGCAGCAGGTCGGGCGTGAACTGGATCCGCCGCACCGAGCAGTCGATCGAACGTGCCAGCGCCTTGGACAGCATCGTCTTGCCGACGCCCGGCACGTCCTCGATCAGCAGGTGCCCCTCCGCCAGCAGGACCGTCAGCGCAACCCGTACGACCTCGGGCTTGCCCTCGATCACGTTCTCCACACTGCGGCGAACCCGGTCCGCGGTCGTGGTCAGATCACTCAGGCTTGCGCGTGCATCAAAGGTCGTCACCCGGTACTCCTCGGCCATGTTCCGCGGGACACGGTCATCCCTGGACCGGCCCTCCCCGATGTGCGTCCCGCTCGCTTCGAGCGAGGCGGTGCCGCACTGTGCATTCTTCCCTTACGCGGCACCCCACGTCACTCGCCTGCCGTTACTTGTTCGTGATTTCCCGCAGCAGGCCGGTGTGGACGTCGAAGACGAAGCCCCTGACGTCGTCGGTGTGGGCGAGGAAGGGCGAGGTCCTGACCCTGGCGATGGACTGCCTGACGTCCTGGTCGAGGTCGGTGAACGACTCCACCGCCCAGGTCGGCCGCTGGCCGACCTCGCGCTCCAGCTCGCCGCGGAAGTCCTCGGTGATGCTCTGCATCCCGCAGTTGGTGTGGTGGATCAGCACGACCGACCGGGTGCCCAGGGCGCGCTGGCTGATGGTCAGCGAGCGGATCGTGTCGTCGGTGACCACCCCGCCGGCGTTGCGGATGGTGTGGCAGTCGCCGAGAGCGAGGCCGAGGGCCTTGTGCAGGTCGATCCGGGCGTCCATGCAGGCCACGACGGCGACCTTGAGCACCGGCCTGGCGTCCATGCCCGGGTCGTGGAATTCGGCGGCGTACCGCGCGTTGGCGTCAACCAGTCGGTCGGTGACCGACGCGGTGGCGGGTGCCGAGGTCTCGGAGGGCCCGCCTGCAGCAGATATCGACATGGCTCTGACGGTACGGCCCGGACACCGCGGTCACCTGCTGTGAGATCCGACGAAACGGCAAAATAACCGGTCAATCGCGCGGGGTGTGATGTAACCCACAGGGGTGGCAGGGCGCGCTGCGGGGGTCGCCCGGCAGGGTGACGCGCCCGCCCCTGCCGAACGTTGACCGTGGGGCATGGTGGAGTAAAGTGGCGCGAAGTGGTGCGTGAAAAGTGGCGTTCGCGGGAGGTGCGATGTTCCTCGGGACGTACACCCCGCGGCTGGACGACAAGCATCGCCTGGTGCTGCCCGCCCGCTTCCGCGAGCCCCTGGCCGAGGGGCTGGTGATCACCCGCGGGCAGGAGCGGTGCCTGTGCGTCTGGCCGGTCGACGGCTTCAAGGCGGCCACCGAGCAGCTGTCCGCGGCACCGCTGACCTCGAAGTCCGCCCGTGACTACCTGCGGGTGCTGTTCGCCGGCGCGCACGACGAGATCCCCGACCGGCAGGGCCGGGTGACCGTCCCGCAGCCGCTGCGGGAGTACGCGGGTCTGGTCCGCGACTGCGCGGTGATCGGTGCCAACAGCCGGGTGGAGATCTGGTCGGCGACCGCCTGGGCCGATTATCTGGCGGCGCAGGAGGACACGTTTTCGGCCCTGTCGAAGGAGGTTCCGCCCGGATTACTGTGAGCGCGGCCCCGCACCCGCGTGCTCGTCCCGAGAAATCACCCGCGCGGACGTACGGCTCGGCCTCCTCCCGCTCCACCGTTGCGCTGGCACCACTTCCCCGGTGCCAGGGGAACGTTTCTGCCGAGCGGGCGGGGACCAGGTTCTACGTCCACCCGTCGGCCGCCACCCCCGGGCCGGCCGCGCGCCAGCACCGTCCGAGAAGGGCCGGCCCCATGAGCGACACCTCCCCGCAGCCACCGGAGCCACGGCACGTCCCGGTGATGCTGCGGCGCTGCCTCGACCTGCTGGGGCCCGCGCTGGCTGCACCCGGCGCCGTCGTCGTGGACGCCACGCTGGGCCTCGGCGGGCACAGCGAGGCGCTGCTGAGCACCTTCCCCGCCGTCCGGCTGATCGCGCTGGACCGCGACCCCGAGGCGCTCAAGCTCTCGGGCCGGCGGCTGGCCCGCTTCGGCGACCGGGCCACCCTGGTGCACGCGGTCTACGACGAGCTGCCTGACGTCCTGGCCGGGCTGTCGGTGCCGCGCGTGCAGGGCGTGCTCTTCGACCTCGGCGTGTCGTCCATGCAGCTCGACGAGGCCGACCGCGGCTTCGCCTACGCGCAGGACGCCCCGCTGGACATGCGGATGGACCAGACCACCGGGATCAGCGCCGCCGAGGTGCTCAACACCTACCCGCCGGGCGACCTGGTCCGCATCCTGCGCAGCTACGGCGAGGAGAAGTTCGCCCGCAAGATCGTGGACGCGGTGGTGCGGCAGCGGGACGCCGAGCCGTTCGGCAACAGCGCCAGGCTGGTCGAACTGATCAGGGACGCGCTGCCGCAGGCCGCCAAGCGCACCGGCGGCAATCCGGCCAAGCGCACCTTCCAGGCGCTGCGGATCGAGGTCAACGGCGAGCTGACGGTGCTGGAGCGGGCCGTGCCCGCTGCGGTCGGCGCGCTCGCGGTGGGCGGCCGGATCGCGGTGCTCGCCTACCACTCGCTGGAGGACCGGCTGGTCAAGCAGGTCTTCGCGGCCGGCGCGGCGAACACCGCACCGCCGGGGCTGCCCGTGGTGCCCGAGCAGTACCAGCCGCGGTTGCGGCTGCTCACCCGTGGCGCGGAACTGCCCACCGAGGACGAGATCGCCGAGAACCGGCGGGCCGCGCCCGCCCGGCTGCGCGGCGCCGAGCGGATCCGCGAGGAGGCCAGGTGAGCCCGGTCCGCGGCCGGGCCGGAACCGCGGCCCGTGCCCCGTTCGTCATCCTTGTCGTGACACTGCTCGCCGGTGGCCTGATCTCGCTGCTGCTGCTCAACGCCGCGGTCAACCAGGACTCCTTCCAGCTGAACAAGCTGGAGAACGAGACCACGGGGTACACGGACGAGCAGCAGCAACTGCAGCAGGAGGTCGACCAGTACGGGGCTCCGGCCACGCTGGAGCGCAAGGCCAGGCAGCTCGGCATGGTCCCCGGCGGCAACCCGGCCTTCCTCGGCCCCGGCGGTTCCGTGCTGGGCACGCCGGAACGGGCCACGGCCCCGCCGGCCCCGCCGAGGCCCCCCGCGTCCGCACCTCCGGGGACGCCCCCGGCCCCACCGACGACTCCTGGCAGGTGATCCGCGTGAACCGCTCGTTCAGGCCGGCCCCCCTCGCGGCGGCCCGCGGCGCCCACCCGGGCCCGCGGGTGACGGCCGGCCCGGCCGCCACGCGGTGCGGAGGTGACCGGTGAGCGCGCCCCGGCCGCCGGCCGGCGGGCGCCGGCCGGGGCCAGGGCCCCGGCCGAGGCCCGCGGTGCGGGCGGGGGCGCCGCAGGGCGGCAGGCGGCGCCCCGTACCGCCACCGCGGCGGCCGCGGCCGCCGCGGGTGGTCAGGCTCGGCCGGCCCCGCCCGCGGCTCCGCCTGGTGGCGGTGGCGCTCACGCTGGTGATGGGCGTGTTCGTGGTGCGCCTGCTCCAGGTGCAGGCGGTCGACGCGTCGGCGTACGCGTCGAAGGCCGCGGTGAACCGCTGGGTCACCCACGACGTGACCGCGGACCGCGGCACGATCACCGACCGCTCGGGCGTGGCGCTGGCCGCCACCGTGGACGCGTACGACATCACCGCTGACCCGTATCTGTTCACCCCCGAGCAGGCGAAGGTCAAGGACGCCCCGGCGCAGGCGGCGGAGCTGCTCGCGCCGATCGTCGGCGGCGACCCGACGACGATCGCCCGGCAGCTGTCCACCCCGGGCTCGCGCTACCAGCTGCTGGCCCGGCAGCAGTCCCCGCAGGCCTGGAACCAGATCTCCGACCTGAAGAAGGCGCTCGCCGCCAAGGCGGTGAACCATCCCGGCGCCGACGTGCTGGCCGGGGTGTTCAGCGAGCCGCACACCAAGCGGGTCTACCCCGGCGGCGACCTCGCCGCCGGAGTGCTCGGCTTCGTCAACGGCAAGGGCAGCGGCGGCGGCGGCCTGGAGACGATGCTGGACAAGCAGCTGGCCGGCCGGAACGGCAAGATCCGCTACGCCCAGTCCAACGGCCGCCAGGTCCCCACCGCCGGCGTCCAGGAGCAGCCCGCGGTGCCCGGTTCTGACGTGGAGCTGACCTTGGACCGGGACATCCAGTGGGCGGCGCAGAGCGCGATCAGCGCCCAGGTGACCAAGTCCAGGGCCGACCGCGGCTACGTCACCGTGATGGACAACAGGACCGGCCAGGTGCTGGCGATGGCCGACGCCCCCGGCTTCGACCCGGGCGACCTGACGCACGCCGACCCCGAGGCGCTCGGCAACGCCGCGATGCAGGACGCGTACGAGCCGGGCAGCGTCAGCAAGCTGATGTCGATGGCCGCGATCATCGACACCGGCACCGCGACGCCCACCACCCACGTCGTCGTGCCCGGCACCCTGCCGCGCGCGGACCGGGTCTTCCACGACGACGTCGACCACGGCACCTGGTATCTGACGCTGAACGGGGTGCTCGCCAAGTCCAGCAACATCGGCACGATCGAGGCCAGCGGGCGGCTCGGCAAGACCCAGCCGGAGGCCAACCGGGTGCTGTACTCGTACCTGAAGAAGTTCGGCCTCGGCGAGCCCAGCGGCGTCGGCTTCCCCGGCGAGACCCCCGGCATCCTGGCCAAGCCGCAGGACTGGAACGCCTCGCAGCAGTACACGATCCCGTTCGGCCAGGGCCTGTCGCTGAACGCGCTGCAGGCCACCTCGGTCTACGCGACCATCGCCAACGGCGGCGTCCGGGTCGAGCCGAGCCTGATCCGCGGCATCACCGGACCCGACGGGCGCTTCGTGCCGGCCGCGCCGCCGAAGAAGACCCGGGTGGTCAGCACGCAGACCGCCAGGACGCTCTCCACCATGCTGGAGTCGGTCGTCGGCAGCGAGCAGGGCACCGGCGTCAACGCCCGGATCGACGGCTACCGGGTCGCCGGCAAGACCGGTACGGCCAACCGGGTGGACCCGAAAACCGGCACGTACAAGGGCTACACCGCGTCCTTCATGGGCTTCGCGCCGGCCGACGACCCGCGGGTCACCGTCTCCTGCGTCATCCAGAACCCGACGAAGGGCAGCTACTTCGGCGGCTCGATCTGCGGCCCGGTCTTCAAACAGGTGATGGAATTCGCCCTCAAGACGCTCCAGGTGCCGCCGTCCGGCGTCCCCGCGCCGAAGCTGCCGATCACCTTCGACCCGGCGGACGCGGTGGCCCCCGCGACCCAGCCGACCGGCGCCAGGGCGCGGTGAGCATGGCAGGCACCGACCGTGACCAGCCCGGCGCTGTCAGCGGCACGCGGCGCGACCCGCGCCGGCCGCACCCGGCCTGTTTTGGCCCGGAGCCCGGCCCGCCCGGTAACCTCACCGCCGTGCCCAACCCTGATCAAGCCACCCTCACCCAGCCGGGCCCGCCGCGCCCGACACGGGTCCGGCCGAAACCGCTGGCGGACCTCGCCCGGCGGCTCGGCATCCCGGACCCCGGCGGTGACGCCGCTGTCACCGGCATCACCCACGACTCGCGCGCGGTCCGCCCGGGCGACCTCTACACCGCCTTGCCCGGCGCCCGTTTCCACGGCGCCGACTTCGCGGCCCAGGCGGCCGCCGCGGGAGCCGCGGCCGTGCTCACCGATCCGGCGGGCGCCGAGCGGGCCGCCGCGACCGGCCTGCCGGTGCTGACCGTCGCCGACCCCAGATCGGAGATGGGCGCGCTGGCCGCGGCCGTCTACGACGGGCCCGGCGAGGCGCTGCTGAAGATCGGCATCACCGGGACCTCCGGTAAGACCACGACCGCGTATCTGGTCGAGGGCGGGCTGCGGGCCGCCACCGGCGGCGGTACGGGCCTGGTCGGCACGGTCGAGACCCGGATCGGCGACGAGCGCATCAAGAGCGAGCGCACCACGCCGGAGGCCACCGACCTGCAGGCGCTGTTCGCGGTGATGCGCGAGCGCGGTGTCGGCTCGCTCGTCATGGAGGTCTCCAGCCACGCCCTGGTGCTCGGCCGGGTCGACGGCGCCGTCTTCGACGTGGCCGTCTTCACCAACCTCAGCCCGGAGCACATGGAGTTCCACTCCGGCATGGAGGACTACTTCCAGGCCAAGGCGCAGCTGTTCACCCCGCGGCGCAGCCGGCTCGGCGTGGTGAACCTGGACGACGAGTACGGCCGCCGGCTGGTCGCCGAGGCCACCGTGCCGCTGGTGACCTTCTCGGCGCAGGGCCGGCTGGACGCCGACTGGCGGGCCGAGGACGTCGAGGCCGACCTGGCGGGCAGCACCTTCACGGTGATCGGCCCCAAGGGCGAGCGGCTGGCGGCCACCGCGCCGCTGCCCGGCCCCTTCAACGTCGCGAACACCCTCGCCGCCGTCACCGCGCTGGCCGCCGCCGGCCTGGACCCGCAGAGCGCCGCCGAGGGCGTCGCCGCCGTCCCCGGGGTGCCGGGCCGGCTGGAGCGGGTCGACGCCGGGCAGCCGTATCTCGCCGTGGTGGACTACGCGCACAAGACCGACGCCGTGGAGTCCGTGCTGCGGGCGCTGCGCAAGACCACCCGCGGCCGGATCCACGCCGTGCTGGGCTGCGGCGGCGACCGCGACACCACCAAGCGCGGCCCGATGGGCGCCGCGCTGGCCAGGCTGGCCGACACCGCCGTCCTGACGTCGGACAACCCGCGTTCCGAGGACCCGCTGGCGATCCTCGCCACGATGCTGGCAGGGGCCTCCGAGGTGCCCGCCGAGCAGCGCGCCCGGGTCGTCGTCGAACCCGACAGGGCCGCCGCGGTGGCCGCCGCCGTCGCCGCGGCCGAGCCCGGCGACATCGTGCTGGTGGCGGGCAAGGGCCACGAGCAGGGCCAGGACATCGCCGGAGAGGTGCGCCCCTTCGACGACCGAGAGGTGCTGCGCGCCGCGATCGAGAAGGACCGGAAAGCATCGTGATCCCCCTTTCCCTCGCCGAGGTCGCACGTGCGGTCGGCGGGAGCACGCACGACATACCGGACGACAGCCTGATGGTGACGGGGCCGGTGATCCGGGACTCCCGAGAGGCGGTGCCCGGCGCGCTCTTCGTGGCCTTCGCCGGTGAGCGGGCCGACGGCCACGACTTCGCCGCCCAGGTGGTCCAGGCGGGCGCGGTGGCGGTGCTCGCCTCCCGCCCGGTCGGTGTGCCCGCGATCGTGGTCGAGGACGTGCAGGCCGCGCTGGGCGCCCTGGCCCGGCACGTCATCGACCGGCTGGGCGCCACCGTGGTCGCACTGACCGGCTCCGCGGGCAAGACCAGCACCAAGGACCTGATGGCGCAGCTGCTCGAGCGGCTGGCGCCGACCGTCTACACCCCCGGGTCGCTGAACAACGAGATCGGCCTGCCGCTGACCGCGCTGCAGGCCGACGAGGGCACCCGGCACCTGGTGCTGGAGATGGGCGCCCGCGGCATCGGCCACATCGCGTATCTGACCGGGCTGACACCGCCGCGCATCGGTGTGGTCCTCAACGTCGGAAGTGCCCACATCGGCGAGTTCGGCGGCAAGGAGCAGATCGCCCAGGCCAAGGGCGAACTGGTCGAGTCGCTGCCGGACGGGCACGACGGTGGCATCGCCGTACTGAACGCCGACGATCCGCTGGTGCTGGCCATGGCGGCTCGTACAAAGGCCCGGGTGGTGCTCTTCGGGGAGAGCGAGCAGGCGGACGTCCGGGCGACCGATATCACCCTCAACGACCGAGGTCAGGCGGTCTTCAGCCTCCGAACACCCACCGGGTGCGCCGACGTGACCTTGCGCCTGTACGGTGAGCACCACGTGTCGAACGCGCTCGCCGCAGCCGCCGTCGCCAGTGAACTCGGCATGCCCGCAGGGGAGATCGCCATCGCGCTCTCCGCGGCAGGACCGTTGTCGCACTGGCGGATGGAGGTCACCGAGCGCCCCGACGGCGTGACGGTCGTCAACGACGCCTACAACGCGAACCCCGAATCCATGAGGGCAGCCCTGCGCGCACTCGCCGCGATGGGCAGGTCCGCACAGGCCGCGGGGGGACGGACGTGGGCGGTGCTGGGAAAGATGGCCGAACTGGGCGGGGAAGCTCTCGCCGAGCACGACGCGGTGGGGCGGCTGGTCGTCCGGCTCAACGTCAGCAAGCTCGTTGCGGTCGGCGGTACGGAAGCCGGGTGGCTGCAATTGGGCGCCTATAACGAGGGTTCGTGGGGTGAGGAGTCGGTGCACGTGTCCGACGCGGAGGCGGCGATCGACCTGTTGCGCGCAGAGGTGCGCCCAGGTGACGTCGTGCTGGTGAAGGCATCACGGT from Streptomyces sp. NBC_01198 includes these protein-coding regions:
- the mraZ gene encoding division/cell wall cluster transcriptional repressor MraZ produces the protein MFLGTYTPRLDDKHRLVLPARFREPLAEGLVITRGQERCLCVWPVDGFKAATEQLSAAPLTSKSARDYLRVLFAGAHDEIPDRQGRVTVPQPLREYAGLVRDCAVIGANSRVEIWSATAWADYLAAQEDTFSALSKEVPPGLL
- a CDS encoding DUF58 domain-containing protein; its protein translation is MASPAVPPPPAHPPWQPPQPPQAGEPGDPGGGRPAGTGGFRTALGGLTTRGRSFVAAGVAAAICAYVLGQPDLLRVGLLLAVLPLVCVAVLYRTRYRVAGSRRLSPSRVPAMSEARVHLRVDNVSRIPTGLLMLQDRVPYVLGPRPRFVLDRVEPGGHREVSYRVRSDLRGRYPLGPLQLRLTDPFGMCELTRSFSSYDTLTVVPRVEPLPPVRLAGEANGYGESRTRALAFAGEDDVIPRGYRHGDDLRRVHWRSTAKYGELMVRREEQPHRARCTVLLDTRARAYFGSGPDSAFEWAVSGAASVSTHMLERGYAVRLLTDTGSSVPGPEGTAGFGGDSSDMAGVLLDTLAVVTHSDGETLSAAYETLRSASEGLVVAFLGDLDEEQAAGVARIRQRAGGAVAFVLDSDGWVAVDDAGRLVPVDDAQAVPAEEQNGTRRAVRMLREAGWTVVEVAAGDALPELWQRADRYRTREESPDSPQGRHEAGATT
- a CDS encoding beta-class carbonic anhydrase, coding for MSISAAGGPSETSAPATASVTDRLVDANARYAAEFHDPGMDARPVLKVAVVACMDARIDLHKALGLALGDCHTIRNAGGVVTDDTIRSLTISQRALGTRSVVLIHHTNCGMQSITEDFRGELEREVGQRPTWAVESFTDLDQDVRQSIARVRTSPFLAHTDDVRGFVFDVHTGLLREITNK
- a CDS encoding transglutaminase TgpA family protein, whose translation is MSGRARLTVFAALASLMAAAALLPLASPRGWYVKALLCVVLQAGVGAAARRVPLARPLTIAAQLLVSVLVLTVMFAPHQAVGGVLPGPQAFRQLGQLVQDGMNDVTNFAIPAPVTPGIRFLLVGGVLLIALAVDAIAVTYNSAAPAGLPLLALYAVAAGLEEGGSQWLYFLIAAAGYLLLLLAEGRDRLSRWGRVFGGAPRQGSWAGPAGAAGGGAPLAPVRTGRRIGAMALGIAVVLPVVLPSLSGGLLGSTGGGSGDGLGGGVGNVTSVRPEVALQDYLNQPDNREVMTYKTSSPDASAMYLRIVSLDQFDGTQWSASKDDKLDIPETLPTPQGQGADVKYTDVDTSVSVDRDYSQGWLPMPYPASSVQVSGDWRYQPEGRMVIGDHGQTTAGLQYQVTSMQLNPTAAQLATAPPASGRIAEQYEKVPDSLPGIVAATARQVTQSATTDYQRALDLQRYFTSGQFVYDTEAKSGTGVDAIARFLQTKKGFCVHFAFTMAAMARTLHIPARVAVGFTPGSLTTDGSMSVGLKDAHAWPELYFQGIGWTRFEPTPYRGTPPSYTLATSTAGGSDTPDPSQHGQGSTARPTPTAPSNCGGHNLDQPSCGAAAAAGSGGSGGSGVDGPRLAGILLLALLVLLLPTLPVLWRSRVRSRRLGGGREKGAGLALSAWEEVLDTGWDYGIPPDESETPRRAMARLVTEGHLSGSAAEGAGSLATAVERTLYAPRPQPATGLAADVHAVRAGLYASASRGARFRARFFPRSFARVVWQLSASASAASERLARTTDRLTTPVRRRWARQP
- a CDS encoding peptidoglycan D,D-transpeptidase FtsI family protein, producing the protein MAVALTLVMGVFVVRLLQVQAVDASAYASKAAVNRWVTHDVTADRGTITDRSGVALAATVDAYDITADPYLFTPEQAKVKDAPAQAAELLAPIVGGDPTTIARQLSTPGSRYQLLARQQSPQAWNQISDLKKALAAKAVNHPGADVLAGVFSEPHTKRVYPGGDLAAGVLGFVNGKGSGGGGLETMLDKQLAGRNGKIRYAQSNGRQVPTAGVQEQPAVPGSDVELTLDRDIQWAAQSAISAQVTKSRADRGYVTVMDNRTGQVLAMADAPGFDPGDLTHADPEALGNAAMQDAYEPGSVSKLMSMAAIIDTGTATPTTHVVVPGTLPRADRVFHDDVDHGTWYLTLNGVLAKSSNIGTIEASGRLGKTQPEANRVLYSYLKKFGLGEPSGVGFPGETPGILAKPQDWNASQQYTIPFGQGLSLNALQATSVYATIANGGVRVEPSLIRGITGPDGRFVPAAPPKKTRVVSTQTARTLSTMLESVVGSEQGTGVNARIDGYRVAGKTGTANRVDPKTGTYKGYTASFMGFAPADDPRVTVSCVIQNPTKGSYFGGSICGPVFKQVMEFALKTLQVPPSGVPAPKLPITFDPADAVAPATQPTGARAR
- a CDS encoding AAA family ATPase, whose amino-acid sequence is MTTFDARASLSDLTTTADRVRRSVENVIEGKPEVVRVALTVLLAEGHLLIEDVPGVGKTMLSKALARSIDCSVRRIQFTPDLLPSDITGVSVFDQQQRDFEFKPGAIFAQIVVGDEINRASPKTQSALLESMEERQVTVDGTTYELPSPFMVIATQNPVEMEGTYPLPEAQRDRFTARVSIGYPSPDAELKMLDTHGGVSPLDDLQPVAHAHEIVKLIEAVRQVHVADPVRRYAVTLVGATREHPDLRLGASPRATLHLIRAARASAALDGRDFVLPDDVQALASAVLAHRLLPTAQAQLNRRTPEQVVAEILQRVPVPDPSAGRRPGMPGSRGL
- the rsmH gene encoding 16S rRNA (cytosine(1402)-N(4))-methyltransferase RsmH, with protein sequence MSDTSPQPPEPRHVPVMLRRCLDLLGPALAAPGAVVVDATLGLGGHSEALLSTFPAVRLIALDRDPEALKLSGRRLARFGDRATLVHAVYDELPDVLAGLSVPRVQGVLFDLGVSSMQLDEADRGFAYAQDAPLDMRMDQTTGISAAEVLNTYPPGDLVRILRSYGEEKFARKIVDAVVRQRDAEPFGNSARLVELIRDALPQAAKRTGGNPAKRTFQALRIEVNGELTVLERAVPAAVGALAVGGRIAVLAYHSLEDRLVKQVFAAGAANTAPPGLPVVPEQYQPRLRLLTRGAELPTEDEIAENRRAAPARLRGAERIREEAR